CCCGGCACAGGGGGCAGAAGGAACAAAGGCTCAAGCGCTGCTGCAGGGTCCTGGGCGGCTCAGCACCAGGGGCATACGCTGCAGAGGCCGTGGCCAGAATGGATCTCCTCTTCACCAATCTGAGGGCTGTCCGCACTAGAGAGGTCCTAGATATTTGGAGAGCCCCTGGTGGGTCAGGGGAAATGGAGAAGAGGGATAGTGAGAAACAAAACTTGCCAAGACCCATTGGATGCATCTGGGAAAGAGGCAAGAGCCCAGGCGAGGCTCCCTCTGCACTGCCCATGCCACCAACCTACCCCAGGAACTTGCACCACCCCCCTGCCCCGCATACAGGTGCACATCCTCTCCCCCTTATGAACAGATGCCCCTTCTAGACACACTCATTGAGCTACTAGGAATGGTGAGAGTATATTTGCATGACGTGGCCACTACACACATGACCAGAGACTGTGGCCCAGGCTCGAAGAGTGAAGCCTGGGTAATTGGCAGGGAGACATGTGCAGATCTCCCACCTGGAGCAGCCAGAATGGGCCATCACCCCACAGGCTTTAGGTCTCTGGGAAGACAAGGGTGATCTGGGAGGAGGCACGAGGAGGCCAGAAGGCAGAAGGAGGGTTAGGATGATGGAGTCAGCAACATAGGCTGGCCACCCCCACTTGGCCCCTCGTTGTTCTTGATAGCAGTGCATCCAGGAGCTCAAGGTGGGGTTGGGGCTTGGGCCGCTCTGCGGGAAGTGTGGGTGGGTGCATCTCTGCTTTCCGTCTCAGTGTAAGGAGGACAGCTGGCTTCTCGATGCTCTCAGCCCCTGTTCCGTGTGGGTCTGAGAACCTGGGCCCTGTGAGGTGCTTCTGTGTCTGGGGTGGGCCCTGTGGCTCACCTGATTCTCTCCACACCCGGCTGTGAGATGAGTGCTGCTGTCTCTACATCCCCAAGAGCCCCTGGAGAGATCTACTGCCCATCTTCTCCAAAAAGCACACAAGGAGAGCCCTGCCCCAAGTCCAAGCTGCAATTCTGCAAGAGCTTTCCGGGGCCTGGGGCACCTTGAGGCAGGTCCTGGAGAGAAGGGAAGCAGACCCCGCACAGCGTCCCCATCGCTCCTCCCTCCACGAGCCCTGGCCACGAACAGGGTGTCTCCTCTCTGTCACAGTCCTCCGCCTCCTGCCTTGGTCAGTCCCCAGCCCTCTCCCGAGCCTGGTGCCGGTCCAGAGCCAGCTGGAGGGCACACTTCAAGGTCTCCACATTGTTCAGAATATTGTATCGACTCAGGGCCACCAGCCGATCAAAGTCCTGGGGCTCATAGGTGAAGTTCATCATGCCATAGGGGGTGTCTGGCCTGTTGATGACAAAGTCCCCAAAGGCCTTCTCCTCAGCTGTTTGTcgctccacacctgtgggtgggGGAAGCAGAGAAGCCAGGCTGGAGCCCTCTGTGGAACTGGTTGGTACAGCCCAGAAATCTTCCTTGTGCAGGACACCTGACTGGCTCCATTCGGGCCCTGCTTGGGCCACATCTCAGCTCTCAAAGCCACCAGGAGGGGCTGGCCCCATGTGAACACTGAGACCCAGGGAGCAGAGGGCCAGCTCAGGCCTACCAGGAGGCGCGCTTAGCAACATTCTCCAGGGAACCCACCCTCAGAACAGCATCCCGTCACCATCGCAGGGCTCTGTGGGTCAGTCCCAGGCCTGGAGCTTCCCTAACCTGGGGCCAGGTGTGTGCGGAAGGTACGGTTGACAAGGGGGAAGTGCAGCACGACGGGGGAGCGGGGGTCCTCAGCCTTGGCAAACAGATAGCACTCACGGGCCTCCTCCATGTCTTCAGGGCCCACCTCGATGCTAGGGAAGGGGATTCCTCGGTCCAGGCAGTACTTCTCTGTCATCTTCAAGACCTTAGCAGGAGCAAACCTCTGACTCTGCCTCTCCTCCACCCTGGCCACTCCCCGCCGCCCTGGACTCACACACACCCAGACTTCAATGCCAGCTCTGTTTCTGACTAGCTGAGTGACTTCAGGCAGGTGACAGCTCCTTTCTGAGCTggtttctcatgtgtaaaataaaaaatgtttaaactccaggctgggcatggtggctcatgcctgtaatcccagcactttgggaggccgaggctggcggatcatgaggtcaagagatcaagaccaccctggccaacacggtgaaaccctgtctctactaaaaatacaaaaattagctgggcgtggtggtgtgtgcctatagtcccagctattcgggaggctgaggcaggagaatcatttgaacctaggaggcagaggttgcagtgagccaagatcacaccactgcactccagcctggtgacagagcaagacttcgtctcaaaaaaaaaaaaaacacaaaagctcCCCTATCCAGTGGGGTTGTGAAGATTAACAATAATCAGTAATGATCAACAACCAATCATCCACTGCCGCAACAGCATTCCTCCCCAGAAGCACGGTGTGGTCTTCCCTTCTGTCACCCCATCTGCTCCCTATCAGAGGCCGATGTCAGTTTCACAAGGTTGACACGCGACAATCACAGAACGTCCGTGTCAGAAGAGGCTTTGTCAATCCCCAGTCAATCGCAGGCTCTCACTGGACCCAGGACAAGGAGGAGACCAAAGAAGGAAGGGCTGCTCCAGCAGCACCACCAGCACCCACGCGGGAATGGGGGCCTCCGTCCACCACCCAGCAGAGTTGGAGGGACTTGCTGCAGGGCTTCAGCATCAGAGGGGACCCTCATGGCTCTGTTGTTACCATGGTAACAAAGGGGCCACAGACTCGGGTCCAAGCTGGAGTGGGGAACTCTGTCATGAACGGGCAGAGTCTAGAACTAGGGGGTCTCCTGTGGATGAGGTTAGAAGATTCCTGGGGACCCGCTTTGGCCTCCTCTTCCCACGCCCACCACCAtctcagcaattctcctgcaacTGGGAGACCTGTGCTGCCAACAGCATTCAGAAGGCAGCCCCTTCACACACACAGTAGAACCCAGGCCGCCCACAAAGGGCAACCCCCACACACCCAGCCAGTCTCCCTCACCAGagccttctctcccctcctctcctccctcaccctctcTGTCCACTCACTGAAGGTGCTCCCCACATCCCTGCCCCCAGCTCACCTCAAAAGGAGCTTCCAAGGAATAGTCGAAGGACAGAATGAGGTCCACGGCTCTCTGAGGCCGCAGAGCCAGTGGGAACGGAGAGTTGATGGCAAAGCCTCCGTCCACCAGGTACAGGCAGTCCCGCATGGGGGTGAGATGGTTGGGGGAGGCGTCTGGGTGTCTGTCTGCAAGGAACCCATGTGTATGCACGGGGACAAATGCAGTTGCTCTTGCTAGCAACCCCTTCTGTATTTGCATTCACACTTGCCTTCTCTCTGTAGAGTTCTCTGACAGCCACGGAGTCTCCCACCCCAAGCCCTCGGCCCCGCCTTCCAACTTCCAGCAGTACTTAGAGTCGCTCCGCATCAGCCCATAGGCAGCAGGAGACCACACCTCAACCCCCAGCCCAAAGCCAGCACTGGACCCAGTGAACCAGAGGTGCAGGCAGGAAGGGAAGCCCCCATCTCCCACCCAGGGCAGCACTCACCTTTCCAGGCCACAAACTCTCTGTCAGCCACATAGTCCTTGTGCAAGCAGAGACCCCGGGTGAAGTTAAAAATCTGGGCAGAAGTGAAGCGGGAGGTGAATATGCCCAGCACAGCCTGGGAGAAGGGCCCCTGTGGGGTAAGGATCCTTGTTGGCAGCATCGATGGGTTGTGTGGCTGAGGCTTCTGGCAGTCATCTAGACAGGGGTGGGACAGCGAACTAGAGGGAGAAGTGGCATCCTCCTTTGCCCAGTGGTTCTTATAGTTCAGGGGTGCCCTTCCTCAACACTGAGCCCTCCCCacatccctcctcctccctgaccccaccTCCCAGGCCTCTGATCGATGCTTCATCGAACCACTTTGAAACgactttttcttttgtatcttctATGTTTTGTAAACTGCCTATAACATTGTATTtactaaataataatttatcttcTACCCTCTCGAAAATAAAGTTTGAGTCTACAGCTTCCAATCAGAACTTCGTCCATTAAACAGTGACTGAGCAGTTATTATGCCCAGCACTGCACCAGGCACGAGGGCTGCGAAGGTGAACGGGGCCTGCGCTGGCCCTCCCAAGTGCACGGCCTACTTGTGGGGAAAGTCACATAAAGAGAGAATAGATGATGACAAAGCCCCGGGGTAAGGATGGCAAGGATGTGCACATGGTTCTAGGGGACCATGGTGGTAAGATTGTCaggcaggccgggtgcggtggctcacgcctgtaatcccagcactttgggaggccgagacgggaggatcacgaggtcaggagattgagaccatcccagctaacacggtgaaaccccgtctctactaaaatacaaaaaacaaaattagcctggcgtggtggcaggcgcctgtagtcccagctacctggaggctgaggcaggagaatggcgtgaacctggaggcggagcttgcagtgagctgagatgatgccactgcactccagcctgggcgacagacagagcgagactccgtctcaaaaaaaaaaaaaaaaaaaaaagattctcaggCATTGTGGAGGGATGGAGTGGAAAAGGGATGTCTGACAAAATGACATCTGAGCTGAACTGAAGAACAGAGGAAAAGTGATCCAGGGGAGAAAGGCGGGAAAGGTGCTCTGCACCCTGGGGCTCCCATGAGCCATTTAAGGACCAGACTGAAGAGGAGCCACTGAAGAGGGGTGGACAGAGTATCAACCCGATACCCAGCAGTCCTGCACCGAGTGGACCTAATCGGATCCCAGAACAGAGAACTCAAAGATGTGACTTGATCACACCTCTGGACATCTAGAGACCCTAAGCTAGAGGTCATTTCCTCAGGACTTCCCTGAATCCAGTGGGACAGCCAAGTccttctctgtcccctccctcaTTCTTTGTGTCTCTACCAGGGCCCCGTTGCTGGAATGTGGTGTGGGAGGGGCTCGGGGTCACTACCCTCACCTGTGATATTCACACTGCCTCTGTACCActccaggaagctgaggcccaagCCCACAGTCTTTAGGGAGATCTCTTCCAGGCTGGTGGCAAAGGCACTGCCCCACACACCTAAGGAGACAGGCAGGGCCCCACCCCATGTCAGTCAGGGCCTGGCCCCGGCACCTGCCTGTCCCCAGCCCTCCAGCCTCGACTCACCTTGCAGGTAGCAGATCCGGGGCTCGGGCTGGAGCTGCAGCAATCGTCCCATGAAAAGCTCTGAGCCAAAGAGCTCGGTGGGAACATAAGCCCCGTACTTGGGCAAGCCGATCTCGTAGGGCGTGAACTCGCACCACTCTAGGGGCCCGAGTAAAGGGAAAGTCACCAGGGGCTTCCCACCACAGTGCTTGTGCCCAAGCAGGAATCTTAGCTTTGCCAATGACAGGAAGCAGCAGCCCGGCTGTGCTCCAAGGTGCCTGTGTACAACCACCTCCTCTGGGCACCCTGATCACCCCATTCTCtcaccccctcctccccacctcatcTACCTCCTTCCTTCATCACCACACCCAGGCACCTGCAAAATCTTCCCCACTCATGTCGGAGCAGACGTTGACACTGGTGTAAATGGGGTAAGGGTTCTGACCCTGGCGGACCGCCTCCTGTTGGTCAGACAGCTTGGCAGGGTTCTCCTGGGCAGGAAAGAAGGGAGGCAGCTCGGCCTCTCGGGAGTTCCATTCCCCATCCCTGTGGCCTGGGGCCAGCGCCCTGCAGGGTGTGGCATGCCCACAAGAGAGGCTTTGGGTCATCAAGGCCAGTGCCCTAAGGACAGCTCTCTGAGGGACAGGTTTCAGGCCACAGCCAAGGGGAGCCCAGTGTGGGTCTGTATAATTCCAGGGACTATAGGAacaccctccctccttctttaCTATTCAAAACAGCGTATCAGAACACCAGGAAGTCAGGGTGATGTTGCTAAAGGAATCCTTGAAAAGCCAgtccaatttctttaaaaaataaattactaagaAATGTAGATTATTTACTGAGAAATGAGAAATCACTTGTGATATCCATCCACACCTGATCGCCACACACGGGGTGGTGGGGAGCAGCTCCGCATCTTATTGCCTGGAACTGCAACTGGGTCTGAAGTGCCAGGAGCAGCCAGGCGGAGTGAGTTACGGCCGAATTGGCCGGGGAGTGGGTGTGGTGCTGGGCCTCACATCCAGGTGTGGGCTGAAATCTCTTTCAAAAAATCCTGAGACCAACTAAAATCAGTATCTCTGGAAGGGGGGCCCAGGCATGGGTGTGTTTGCAAAGCTGTGCCGGTGATCTAATATGCAGCCAGAGCTGAGCGCTGTGGACCAGCCTCCTACTCCCCAGGGGTTAGGAGCTAGAGAGGCAAAGTGGTGCCAGCCCACCCTGGAGTCTTACTCCTGACCCCAGGGGAGCTGAGACCTCAAAACAGCTTTGTATATCAGATCTGAGCCTGAGGGATGAGGCAGAAGCAAGGGCGGGTGGAAGGAGTGGAGAGGAGCCTGTGTGTTTCCTTCTGGCTCTTCTCTCACCTCCTGGTACAGGAAATACTCCACAAAGAGGCCCCAGAGGTCGACCGGGGACATGCTGTGGCCACTGCGCTTCCGGACCCCCAGTTCCTGAGCGTAGTACTGTAGCCGCTCCGTGGACAAAGCTCCCATCTTACTGCTGCAGACGTGAACCTGGGCACGCTCAATGGGGCCCTGCAAGGCCACCTGGGACCAGGCTGGGTCCCTGTAGAGTGTGGAGATGCACCTGCGGATGGGGGGTGTGCCTGAGTCAGGGGCAGGAGAGCACGGCCACGGGAGAGAGGGGTGCAGAGTCTGTGAGTGGCCCTCCACCCCCGTTACTTGCCCCTGCTGCCCTGCAAGCAACCCCACTCAAAGGGGCGCTTGGGACTCAGCCTCTTCCTGCCCCTCCTAATCCCCTTGGAGGCAGGATCCCAGCCCCTCAGGGACTCCTTCAGATCACCAGGTCACAACCCCACCCTCTGTGGGGTCTCCTTTACCctgtgccctgcccccacctcactTACCAGGTGGACCCAGAGACCCCACTCAGGTAGGTCACAGTGTCTAGCAGGCCGAGCTCCTGCAACCCTGCTAGGCTGCCGTACAGAGAGGACATGGCTCGGGTTCCACCCCCGGAACCCAACACAGCCACTACAGGAACCTGGGTACAACAGTAACAAGGAAAACGACTCCGACTACCACCGTCATTTACATATTACATGTAATGCCTATACATGTCGGACATTATTCTAAGAGCCTTACACGTATTATCTCATTGATTCCTCACAGCAGCCCAGTGAGAACCccatttccagatgaggaaactgaggcagggggTGGTTAAATAATGTGCCCACGATCATACAGTTATTAAGTGATGAGCTCTTACACCTAAGCAGTATGGCTCCAGAGATAGCCCTTCACCATTCGACCCGGAAGATATAGACCTGGAAGGTACATCTGATTCCCCAAAATCAGCTACGGCAGGTTCCTCTCAACCGTGGCACCCTTGATATTCCTGACGAGGTAGCTGTTTGCTGCTGGGACTGTCCTGTGTGtggtaggatgtttagcagcatttctGGCCGCCTCTACCCGGTAGAAGCCAGCAGCCTCGCTCCACCTCCCCTTTCCCCAGCAGCAACAACGAAATCCATCTCTACACATGGACAAATGTCCCCCGGGGTGCGGTGGGGAGGAACTCAATTGTGCCCCGCTGAGCACCACTGAGCTAAAGTGACAAAGGCCAGCAAGCAGTCTAGACCTGCCCCCAGACGCCAAAGGGGCCCCGAGGTTTTAAGGTCTCCTCAGGGTCGGAGGTGCCTGAGCGGTCAGAGTCGATACTTTCGGCTGCTTAGCTTTCCCACTAAGACTTGGCTCATTCCACTCTGGATTTTTGGCTCTTTTCcctattctcttttcttcccttgtcttgaaaaaaatgttCCCTGGCCACTGCTCACGGAAGGCGCTGTTGCTTCAGAGTGCTGGGTGAGACAGAGCAGACGCCTAGCACAGAGCGGGCACACATACTGCCCGAATGAACGAGCGCTGGGCCACAGTGGCAGCGTCTCCTGGGGACTCAGGCAGCCAGGAGGAAGCCGGCAGCCTGTTCCTGATCCCCAGTAAGTCCCTCTCTCAGcactcctttcctcctgcctcccaaccACAGGCTGGCTGTCTCTAAACCCAGAGGATCCCAGGGACCCCCAAGCTCCACATCCCTTTGATCATGTTACGGACTCAGTTGTGCCCCTCCAAATTCCTGTGTTGGAGCCCTAACCCCCAACGTGAcagtatttggaaatagggcctaCAAGGAGGTGATAAAGGTGAAGTGGGTAAGGGCCTTCAACTGACAGGACTGGGGTCcttagaagaggaggaagagaccCCAAGGCGTAcgctctgcacacacacacagaggaagggCCACGTGAGGACACGGCGAGACAGCTCCACTAGGAAGAGGAGAGGGGCCCGAGCAGAAGCCAGCCCTGATGATGGCACCTTcctcttggacttccagcctcccgaacagagagaaaagtcatttctgtcatttaagccacctggtctgtGGGGTTTTGTTACGGCAGTCCATGCAGACCAAGATATCCAGCCTTGGCCAGGACTGTTTGGCGCTCGTCCCATATGGGGTCCTGGCTCTGCCGATGGTGTCCATCAGCTCAGGCAAACAGGCCAACCTCCTCTGGCCCCTCTTAGCCATGCTGGTCCTCTCAAGGGAAGAGGCTCAATTTGGTCCTAGCGGCTCTGGGGTCCAGCTCCTCCTCCATTCCGTACCTGGCCACTGTCCGGAGCCTCACTCAATCCCAGCACCTGCTGCAGGGCCTTGGCCACGACCTGCTTCCTCCTGTCCAGAAACTCCTGCTCCCCGTCACAGAGGTCAAAGCCAAGGCGTAGGTCTAGGTCTCCGGAGCTGTCTCAagtggggcgggggcggggggatTTTGGGTGACTGTCCAGTGGAGGagagccctgggcccagcccgGGTCTTTCACAGGAGCAGGTCCAAGGGATCCGCCCACCAGCACCAGAACCGGGGAGGGAAAGgtgtcacccccaccccacagcctgAGCTTCTTGGGCAAGAGAGTGGAGCATGTTGGGGTGTGTCCCCACACTTCTAGCCCAGCCCCAAGAGGCCTTCTGCCTGGAGTCCCACTCACCTCATTTCCACCTTCACACTCAGAGCCACCTCCTGGCCCTGAAAGACAGAGCAGCCCCAGCCCTGAGCTCTCTGAGCAGGATTCTCCAGGGAAGTAGCTCCCCCACCTGCAGCCCCTATGGCCCTGCCATCACTGGCCGGATGTGGACATCATAACTGAGCTCTGGGCTGACCTGATCCAGCCACCCTCTTGGGTCCCTCCTCCAGACCTCTCTTGGTGGTCACAGAGAGCAGGCAGCGGTCCCTCTGGCACCCAGACAGAGCCTTACCTTCCCCAGGGCCACAGAACACTGTTCCTCCTGGCCTAGGGGCAGAGAGGAGAGCAGGATGCCCCCCTCGCCCAGCTTGCTGGTCTGAGCCTCCAGCTCCACGCTGGGGTCGCTCTGTGGAGAAGAAAACACCCAAGAAGCTCTCCAGCGGGGAAGAAAAGGCTCCCCCAACGTGGCCCTGGAACGCCAGTCTGGGCTGAGTTGGATCTACAGACCGTCCTGGCGGCACACTCACCTGCACAGCCGAGAGCTGCTCCATCAGCTCCACGTGTAGCCTGGAGCTCAGCACTGGGTTCACATGGAAGGTAAAGGTGGGTTGGAGGCCTGGCTCTGTGGGAGGCTGCAGGGGCAAGAGCTGTGGCTTCTCATAGGCCCCAGGCACTGTCAGCTGGAGCTGCCGAGAGCCTGAGAGCAGAAGGCCCAGGTGGGTGCGCAGGTGAGGGGGTGGGTCTGTGTCTGTGCGGCTTATGCTGGCAGCACCCCACCAGCaactcctcccttctcttcccctagGAAATGCCAACTCCTATCGCCCTGGTCTCTCTCGAGCACTGCTCATAGAGAAAGCCTCCAGAAGGACTCGGGTCCTCTAGCCTGCCCTGGTCAGAACTGGAACTCAGGGAAGGGTGGGAAGCACAAAAATGCCTGGAGGGGAAGACAGGGAACGGGGAGGGAGAGGGGCCCTGCCCAGAGCCTGTGGGGCTGATGATTTGAGCTGATTCTATGTTTATTATAAGAAtgagcaggccaggcacggtggctcacgcctgtaatcccagcactttgggaggccgaggcaggcggatcatgaggtcaagagatcgagaccatcctggctaacatggtgaaaccccgtctctactaaaaatacaaaaaattagccgggtgtggtggcgggcacctgtagtcccagctactcaggaggctgaggcaggagaatggcgtaaacccgggaggcggagcttgcagtgagccgagattgtgtcactgcactccagcctgggcggcagagcaagactccatctcaaaaaaaaaaaagaatgagcagtTTTCAGGCGGTGGTTTCCCCCTTGCCCCACTTCAGGCTCTTTGCTCATTGTGTTGGAGGTTTGTGGCCCGAGAGAAAACCAATAGGCTGCAAGTTGTTCTGGCCTTTGTTTACAAGTATAGAACGCTGGGAGAGGAAGGTTtgtagaggcaggaggaggaagaatggGATGCGTGGATACAGACAGATGCACGTCCTGGAGAAGAGGCAGAGGGCAAGCCCAGGCTGGAAGGTGAGGCCCAGGCTGGAAGATGAGGCCCAGACTGGAAGAtgaggcccaggctggaaggTGAGGCCCAGGCTGGAAGATGAGGCCCAGACTGGAAGATGAGGCCCAGACTGGAAGAtgaggcccaggctggaaggtgaggcccaggctggaaggTGAGGCCCAGACTGGAAGGTGAGGCCCACGCTGGAAGGtgaggcccaggctggaaggtgaggcccaggctggaaggTGAGGCCCAGACTGGAAGAtgaggcccaggctggaaggtgaggcccaggctggaagatgaggcccaggctggaaggtgaggcccaggctggaaggTGAGGCCCAGGCTGGGAGGAGTGAGGGGGCAGGCTTGTGGGCTTCAGAGCTCCCTGcccagcttcccagcagctttctGGGGAGGAGGCCAGACCCCAGAAAGAAATGACTGCACATGACATCCAGGCAGAGGGGGCCACAGACAGCCTCCCAGCCC
The window above is part of the Macaca fascicularis isolate 582-1 chromosome 7, T2T-MFA8v1.1 genome. Proteins encoded here:
- the PLA2G4F gene encoding cytosolic phospholipase A2 zeta isoform X2 gives rise to the protein MLWALWPRWLAGKMLPFLGAVLLQKRENRGPLRRHWRRETHPYYDLQVKVLRATNIRNTDLLSKADCYVQLWLPTASPSPAQTRTVANCSDPEWNETFHYQIHDAVKNVLELTLYDKDILVSDQYSQLLFDLRSLECGQPHRHSFPLNRQDSQELQVEFVLEKSQVPASEIITNGVLVAHPCLRIQGTLRGDGTAPREEYGSRQLQLTVPGAYEKPQLLPLQPPTEPGLQPTFTFHVNPVLSSRLHVELMEQLSAVQSDPSVELEAQTSKLGEGGILLSSLPLGQEEQCSVALGKGQEVALSVKVEMSSGDLDLRLGFDLCDGEQEFLDRRKQVVAKALQQVLGLSEAPDSGQVPVVAVLGSGGGTRAMSSLYGSLAGLQELGLLDTVTYLSGVSGSTWCISTLYRDPAWSQVALQGPIERAQVHVCSSKMGALSTERLQYYAQELGVRKRSGHSMSPVDLWGLFVEYFLYQEENPAKLSDQQEAVRQGQNPYPIYTSVNVCSDMSGEDFAEWCEFTPYEIGLPKYGAYVPTELFGSELFMGRLLQLQPEPRICYLQGVWGSAFATSLEEISLKTVGLGLSFLEWYRGSVNITDDCQKPQPHNPSMLPTRILTPQGPFSQAVLGIFTSRFTSAQIFNFTRGLCLHKDYVADREFVAWKDRHPDASPNHLTPMRDCLYLVDGGFAINSPFPLALRPQRAVDLILSFDYSLEAPFEVLKMTEKYCLDRGIPFPSIEVGPEDMEEARVERQTAEEKAFGDFVINRPDTPYGMMNFTYEPQDFDRLVALSRYNILNNVETLKCALQLALDRHQARERAGD
- the PLA2G4F gene encoding cytosolic phospholipase A2 zeta isoform X1, which produces MLWALWPRWLAGKMLPFLGAVLLQKRENRGPLRRHWRRETHPYYDLQVKVLRATNIRNTDLLSKADCYVQLWLPTASPSPAQTRTVANCSDPEWNETFHYQIHDAVKNVLELTLYDKDILVSDQYSQLLFDLRSLECGQPHRHSFPLNRQDSQELQVEFVLEKSQVPASEIITNGVLVAHPCLRIQGTLRGDGTAPREEYGSRQLQLTVPGAYEKPQLLPLQPPTEPGLQPTFTFHVNPVLSSRLHVELMEQLSAVQSDPSVELEAQTSKLGEGGILLSSLPLGQEEQCSVALGKGQEVALSVKVEMSSGDLDLRLGFDLCDGEQEFLDRRKQVVAKALQQVLGLSEAPDSGQVPVVAVLGSGGGTRAMSSLYGSLAGLQELGLLDTVTYLSGVSGSTWCISTLYRDPAWSQVALQGPIERAQVHVCSSKMGALSTERLQYYAQELGVRKRSGHSMSPVDLWGLFVEYFLYQEENPAKLSDQQEAVRQGQNPYPIYTSVNVCSDMSGEDFAEWCEFTPYEIGLPKYGAYVPTELFGSELFMGRLLQLQPEPRICYLQGVWGSAFATSLEEISLKTVGLGLSFLEWYRGSVNITDDCQKPQPHNPSMLPTRILTPQGPFSQAVLGIFTSRFTSAQIFNFTRGLCLHKDYVADREFVAWKDRHPDASPNHLTPMRDCLYLVDGGFAINSPFPLALRPQRAVDLILSFDYSLEAPFEVLKMTEKYCLDRGIPFPSIEVGPEDMEEARECYLFAKAEDPRSPVVLHFPLVNRTFRTHLAPGVERQTAEEKAFGDFVINRPDTPYGMMNFTYEPQDFDRLVALSRYNILNNVETLKCALQLALDRHQARERAGD
- the PLA2G4F gene encoding cytosolic phospholipase A2 zeta isoform X3 — protein: MLWALWPRWLAGKMLPFLGAVLLQKRENRGPLRRHWRRETHPYYDLQVKVLRATNIRNTDLLSKADCYVQLWLPTASPSPAQTRTVANCSDPEWNETFHYQIHDAVKNVLELTLYDKDILVSDQYSQLLFDLRSLECGQPHRHSFPLNRQDSQELQVEFVLEKSQVPASEIITNGVLVAHPCLRIQGTLRGDGTAPREEYGSRQLQLTVPGAYEKPQLLPLQPPTEPGLQPTFTFHVNPVLSSRLHVELMEQLSAVQSDPSVELEAQTSKLGEGGILLSSLPLGQEEQCSVALGKGQEVALSVKVEMSSGDLDLRLGFDLCDGEQEFLDRRKQVVAKALQQVLGLSEAPDSGQVPVVAVLGSGGGTRAMSSLYGSLAGLQELGLLDTVTYLSGVSGSTWCISTLYRDPAWSQVALQGPIERAQVHVCSSKMGALSTERLQYYAQELGVRKRSGHSMSPVDLWGLFVEYFLYQEENPAKLSDQQEAVRQGQNPYPIYTSVNVCSDMSGEDFAEWCEFTPYEIGLPKYGAYVPTELFGSELFMGRLLQLQPEPRICYLQGVWGSAFATSLEEISLKTVGLGLSFLEWYRGSVNITDDCQKPQPHNPSMLPTRILTPQGPFSQAVLGIFTSRFTSAQIFNFTRGLCLHKDYVADREFVAWKDRHPDASPNHLTPMRDCLYLVDGGFAINSPFPLALRPQRAVDLILSFDYSLEAPFEVWSDKQLRRRPLGTLSSTGQTPPMA